GGAGGATGGAAAAGAGGAAGATGAGAAAACTCCAGGCTCCTGAGCGCAGTGATTTCCTAAGTGCAACGTTTTCAGCAGGCAGCAGGTTGCTTTGGCTTAGCATGTAGCCGAGGGACCAGCCGACAGACGTGTCTTCTGCCTGGGAACCAAAGCTACATGTTGACATCAGCTTGACTTAGTGGAGCGTTTATTCACAGAGCTTAAAAGTtctagttcagccaaaaatgaaaactcctgtcatcgtttactcacccttcacattctacaaacctgtttgtgtttctttattatgttgaacaaaagaatacattttaaagaatgctgcaAACCAGTAAAGCCATTGACgtccatagatttttttttcattctataggtgtcaacattcttcaaaatatcttcttttgtgttcaacaaacaaaaaaaacacttgaaaattTACTCAGCATTattcattttcaggtgaactataaCCTTAAATCTGCATGGCTTTTACTTCTGTAAAGtgctaaatataattttttgaagATAATATAGTTCAATGTAGCAGCACGTCTTTATCATTGGGAAATTAAGTGGAAGTTGAAAAGCACTCTCTATTTGACAGGCTGGAAGGGAAGGGGTTAATAACAGTAATACTGTATATGGGAAGCGTGCATTCAGCAGGTAAACAGACTTTTTTTTCTACCTTCTTCTGAAAGGAGATGTGTGGGAAGGAGCGATCGTTGAAACTGTATCCATTGACCAGGAGCGCCCGCATAAACACAGAGACAGCACAGTAGTCCTTCAGACGGCTTTCATTATGCTGAACCTTCCTCCCCATCTAGGGCAGACAGAGTTGAAGACAACAAGCATTTTACTCATACATTTAGTCACATGTATACTATATATGTTTAagcacatatataaataaatacatttaatatatatagtcaccatgaaatcaaaaggattttttttaaatgccttatttatattttacagtatttttgttattattaaagtatttatatGTGCAATTAAAGTTATGTTAttccaaaaaaaatctatcaaattaCTAAATGTCTAAAATTCAAGTAAAAGTAGAAACTTGTAAGAGTGTGTTTTATTATTGGCAGGTTgggatgtttgttttgttttatttttttaaattcaattctaTTATTGACCATTAAATGATAAAAGTGGAACGTTTAATTAATAACCAATGAAACAACAGCAGAGATGCATCATGCACCTGTAATGCCTCTGTGAACGGAGAggaaaccagtggtgtagtcctaaaaaaaaaggtggtgtactattacccacccaacccgcccatgctgattttataattttacctgaactttttagcgagacatcattcactcgacttcgaaaaactcacaaaattttctcacagctgctgtggtcgtcagggggcggggaatggtgcaaaatataataaaaaaatgcaccaattgcaacaaattgagatgagagttaaaaaaaaacttttggtatacagttaaaggggaagtctaaccagcaaaacaagtgagtaaaccgagggtatacgcaattattgatcctcagaagtcgtaatacccaaagaGCTAGTGGACAAaagtgcgtatagccccgactacaccactggaggaaacctaataaaaaatatagcataTCTTTCATTTACAAAGGCACAGTGTTTTATTTATGGAAGTGTGGACTATACACaatgtctaaaaataaaataaaagcagaaacTTAACTAAACTGAATTCAAACCATTAATGAAAACTACAATAGTTAGGTAGTGATTCAAAAATAACAGATCTTACAGGCTTTCaatataactaaacaaaataaatcagatctGCTTATTTAATATTCGTCTGCTAAAAGTGATTTGATTCAACACATTAAGGCCtgatcccaattctaccccttacacCTTCCCCttaccaattctctttagcttaaaatcccaattctctttagcttgaatgcGTAGGGATAAGGAGAAGGGCTAGTTAGCCTTCaaaagagatttttcaggaccacactcgaaatcaaggggtaacaaaatttcccagaatacgccagccacaacagcaggatagctgcacccagaagtcaggagatgcacaaattggtattttttgtcattattacgaatttgtacaacaaacaagcacatgttctAATACAGTCATAACTgtcgttcgtgttttaccatcatgcttaaaataaaaaccgctaaaattCACTATGACTCTCAATCATTGGTCGATTGGTGAATTGCACTGGAGGGAAAGTCATCTCCAAATAGCAAGGCTCAAAATTAGCTCAGCGGGTCAGTACCTCCTGCAAGCTCATGTTGCAGATCACACGAGCAGCGTCCTCTAAATGAGCTGGAGTCCAAATTTTGATGCCTGTGGCTTCCTGAAGAAAAGAATGGGtgtagaaaaatgctgaaaatgcctgtgaggggaaaaaacaagaataaaatgaaagtgaataGTGATGGATAGAGAGAGATtgcataatcataataatgacaCATGCAACTATGACACACAAGTGCCCAGCAGATAAatgtatgatttattttaatgcttCAAGCTGTCCCACTTAATAACTGCGTGCATGTCACCACAACCATCCCCCACCAGACTGAAATGCTGCCTAAGGCTTGAAAAATGAAGGAGCAAATTAGATATTATGCCAACTGATCAAGAAAACAGTGAAATTCCACTGGTTTTTTTAAAGGCAAGAATCTGTGATTTATGGTAAATTTAGAAGACCTAAGGGATGTTGTTGAAAGGTACGACATAAAATGGATTTTCATTCGGCCAATCATGAAATCAAACGGTCTGTTTTATAATAGGCCTAGTAGCAACTCTTACCATGAAGTTTCCAGTAATGTTGGGCTGAAAGACTCCATCAAAAGAGCATCTGGAATAACAGCAGTTGCTAAAAGAGAAGAGTTCAGAAATATTTCCAAGACACTGATTGTAGTTTCCGGTGCCTTTTATTTGCAGCTCATCATCAGGTTTATAAGGAGTTTGTCTTTTAACACATGGAGTATCAAACACACTGCCCAGCTTTATAGAGCTGTTGTAATCTGCAGGATAACAGGGGTGGACTATAGATGTGTCTGAACCCTGAGTCTGTATCACACATAAAGAGAAAACATTAGATATTTATTCTGAATAATGAGCCAGTTTAAACTAAACCAGGTTAAAGTTTTGCACTTAACCGTGATCAGATGTGCCAGCAGTCGGAGCAAAACCTGATCTCGTCCATAACACAGAAAACTGTGAGTGTAGATCTGGTAGTCTCGCCCATACAGCCGCAGTTTCATCAGGTTGTCCTTGTTCTCCACGGTCTGTTTCGTCACAAAGGTAATCTGAGTAGACGCTCCACCAAAGTCCAGGGCACCAACTGTATCTCTGCCTGGGGAAATCCATCGACCCACAAAACCATACTGGAGAAATAAGATGGGGAAATGTAGGGTAATGGCTGGTAGCAGAGCTGAAGGACATTTAGACGTTGTAAGAGACACAATATGGCTAACTTTATACCTTAATGTAGTTCTCCAGCAGGTAGTTGACTGTGATCCATCCATACGCTCCCTCCTCTTGTCCAGTTAAGATGGAGGCTCCTTTAAAGCTGAACGGGTAGCGCTTTAGTTTTTCTTCCACTTCCGTCAAAACCTCAGCTGACTCTTTGGGTTTAGAAATACTGTGTGATACGACAGAAACCAATATCTGTTATCTCCATCTTGGACAATTTTATTTCCTCTGTACCAACATATTGGGGCACTTCTGCATTTTTAactaaaaaatacagactttTGTATTTACTCTACACACTGCATTTGTACACTGTACAGTACACACTGCACACAAAAGACTGGAGTGTAAATTTATTAACAGTGGAATACAATGGATTTAATCAATAGGATAAATTGTTCTCTAAGATATACATCGAaagtatgtggcttaggtaagtgca
This Danio aesculapii chromosome 5, fDanAes4.1, whole genome shotgun sequence DNA region includes the following protein-coding sequences:
- the entpd2a.1 gene encoding ectonucleoside triphosphate diphosphohydrolase 2a.1, giving the protein MVSTGNRQQCQIITATAALFLAVAGILLLVLPSEDIKGSTGFMYGIVLDAGSSHTSMFIYKWPADKQNGTGIVSQHSECHAKGGGISSYAGDKGGAARSLKECMDKAMREIPTVRHKHTPLYLGATAGMRLLNISKPKESAEVLTEVEEKLKRYPFSFKGASILTGQEEGAYGWITVNYLLENYIKYGFVGRWISPGRDTVGALDFGGASTQITFVTKQTVENKDNLMKLRLYGRDYQIYTHSFLCYGRDQVLLRLLAHLITTQGSDTSIVHPCYPADYNSSIKLGSVFDTPCVKRQTPYKPDDELQIKGTGNYNQCLGNISELFSFSNCCYSRCSFDGVFQPNITGNFMAFSAFFYTHSFLQEATGIKIWTPAHLEDAARVICNMSLQEMGRKVQHNESRLKDYCAVSVFMRALLVNGYSFNDRSFPHISFQKKAEDTSVGWSLGYMLSQSNLLPAENVALRKSLRSGAWSFLIFLFSILLTSALIFLVRAICNKNTGDVV